A genomic stretch from Haloarchaeobius amylolyticus includes:
- a CDS encoding NUDIX hydrolase has protein sequence MPPTRYNADEVTRRIERLREAYEVVRVERRRDEPVETFADLRGYAEDGYIGGAYVWVVREPEQAHDLTESMPDDAFGDEDRVLLGMGRGSNHWGPAGGGLEGFDPADPGSGETYEDAAVREVAEETGVECEVHGPVTVDRLVVEDPDGADEVHLAYVVFGGRYAGGSIDVQPGELNGAAWFSELPSELHPNLDFWPEYWADRGEDA, from the coding sequence ATGCCGCCCACACGTTACAACGCCGACGAGGTGACACGCCGCATCGAGCGCCTGCGGGAGGCCTACGAGGTGGTCCGCGTCGAGCGGCGACGCGACGAACCCGTGGAGACGTTCGCCGACCTCCGGGGGTACGCCGAGGACGGCTACATCGGCGGTGCCTACGTCTGGGTCGTCCGCGAACCCGAGCAGGCCCACGACCTCACCGAGTCGATGCCCGACGACGCCTTCGGCGACGAGGACCGGGTCCTGCTCGGGATGGGCCGTGGCTCGAACCACTGGGGGCCGGCAGGGGGCGGGCTGGAGGGCTTCGACCCCGCCGACCCGGGCAGCGGCGAGACCTACGAGGACGCCGCGGTCCGCGAGGTCGCGGAGGAGACCGGCGTCGAGTGCGAGGTCCACGGCCCGGTGACGGTCGACCGCCTCGTCGTCGAGGACCCCGACGGCGCGGACGAGGTCCACCTCGCCTACGTCGTCTTCGGCGGCCGGTACGCCGGCGGGAGCATCGACGTCCAGCCCGGCGAGCTCAACGGCGCGGCCTGGTTCTCCGAGCTGCCGAGCGAACTTCATCCGAACCTCGACTTCTGGCCCGAGTACTGGGCCGACAGGGGTGAGGACGCGTGA
- a CDS encoding NUDIX hydrolase — MPPARYNAREVARRVGRLTDEYDEVTVVTEREEPDREFAELRRHAEDGYIGGAYCWTTRHDERGSECRDADTGDDRRRVLLGMGRDRDSWCPPGGGLEGYDPADPGSGETFEETAIRRVREETGIECRLTECVFVHWAVVEDPSSEDEVHMAYVVFDATYRDGSVAIEPAELNGAAWFADLPPNLHYFAQRRAAGW, encoded by the coding sequence ATGCCGCCTGCCCGCTACAACGCCAGAGAGGTCGCCAGACGCGTCGGCCGACTCACCGACGAGTACGACGAGGTGACGGTCGTCACGGAGCGCGAGGAACCGGACCGGGAGTTCGCCGAGTTGCGCCGCCACGCCGAGGACGGCTACATCGGGGGCGCCTACTGCTGGACCACCCGCCACGACGAGCGTGGCAGCGAGTGCCGCGACGCCGACACCGGTGACGACCGTCGTCGCGTCCTCCTCGGGATGGGCCGCGACCGCGATAGCTGGTGCCCGCCAGGGGGCGGGCTGGAGGGCTACGACCCCGCCGACCCGGGCAGCGGCGAGACGTTCGAGGAGACCGCGATCCGCCGGGTCCGCGAGGAGACCGGCATCGAGTGTCGGCTCACCGAGTGCGTCTTCGTCCACTGGGCGGTCGTGGAGGACCCCAGCAGCGAGGACGAGGTCCACATGGCCTACGTCGTCTTCGACGCGACCTACCGCGACGGGAGCGTCGCCATCGAACCCGCAGAACTCAACGGCGCGGCGTGGTTCGCCGACCTGCCGCCGAACCTGCACTACTTCGCGCAGCGACGTGCTGCCGGGTGGTAG
- a CDS encoding 2-oxoacid:ferredoxin oxidoreductase subunit beta, translated as MSSDVRFTDFKSDKQPTWCPGCGDFGTMNGMMKALANTGNDPDNTFVVAGIGCSGKIGTYMHSYALHGVHGRALPVGTGVKLANPDLEVMVAGGDGDGYSIGAGHFVHAVRRNPDMTYVVMDNRIYGLTKGQASPTSRSDFETSTTPEGPQQPPVNPLALALASGATFIAQSFSSDAMRHAEIIQQAIEHDGFGFVNTFSPCVTFNDVDTYDYFRDSLVDLKEEGHDPTDREAAKQKILEGDKEYMGVLYQDEESVPYHEVHGVTENMSEIPDGAPENAMDLVREFY; from the coding sequence ATGAGCTCAGACGTTCGATTCACCGACTTCAAGTCCGACAAGCAGCCCACCTGGTGTCCCGGGTGTGGTGACTTCGGTACGATGAACGGCATGATGAAGGCACTGGCGAACACGGGGAACGACCCCGACAACACGTTCGTCGTCGCCGGCATCGGCTGTTCCGGCAAGATAGGCACCTACATGCACAGCTACGCCCTCCACGGCGTCCACGGCCGCGCACTCCCCGTGGGCACGGGCGTCAAGCTCGCCAACCCCGACCTCGAAGTGATGGTCGCGGGTGGCGACGGTGACGGCTACTCCATCGGTGCCGGCCACTTCGTCCACGCCGTCCGCCGGAACCCCGACATGACCTACGTCGTCATGGACAACCGCATCTACGGGCTGACCAAGGGCCAGGCCTCGCCGACCTCGCGCTCGGACTTCGAGACGAGTACGACCCCGGAAGGCCCGCAGCAGCCCCCGGTCAACCCCCTCGCGCTCGCACTCGCCTCCGGCGCGACGTTCATCGCCCAGTCGTTCAGCTCCGACGCGATGCGCCACGCCGAGATCATCCAGCAGGCCATCGAGCACGACGGCTTCGGCTTCGTCAACACCTTCAGCCCGTGTGTCACGTTCAACGACGTCGACACCTACGACTACTTCCGCGACTCGCTGGTCGACCTCAAGGAGGAGGGCCACGACCCGACCGACCGCGAGGCGGCCAAGCAGAAGATCCTCGAAGGCGACAAGGAGTACATGGGCGTCCTCTACCAGGACGAGGAATCCGTCCCGTACCACGAGGTCCACGGCGTCACCGAGAACATGTCCGAGATTCCGGACGGCGCACCCGAGAACGCGATGGACCTGGTCCGGGAGTTCTACTGA
- a CDS encoding 2-oxoacid:acceptor oxidoreductase subunit alpha, which yields MAEDLNWAIGGEAGDGIDSTGKIFAQALSRAGRHVFTSKDFASRIRGGYTAYKIRTAVDPVQSVVDRLDLLVALTQRTIDENLDELHDGSVIIYDGERSWDAEYPDEITGVDVPLKSIAVDAGGAIMRNVVALGAACEITNFPIENLDEALQKRFGSKGEKLVENNKQAARMGAEYVRENYDLDTEFDLETTDEDYVLLNGDEAIGMGAIAAGCRFYSGYPITPATDVMEYLTGRIEQFGGHVVQAEDELSAINMALGAARAGARSMTATSGPGIDLMAETFGLVATSETPLVIVDVMRSGPSTGMPTKQEQADINMALFGGHGEIPRFVVAPTTIDECFWKTVEAFNYAEKYQTPVYLLADLSLAVTEQTFTPDTFDMDAVEVDRGKVVDDDTIEEWLDDEGRFTPHANTEDGVSPRAFPGTEQGAHMSTGLEHDELGRRTESTEVRIEQVDKRYRKVETAKEQEDFDYREFGDSDADNLVISWGSNEGALIEALDYLEEDDISVRVLTVPYIFPRPDLTDEVEAADDVVVVECNATGQFADLVEHDVLQRVNRINKYNGVRFKADELAADIKDAITQEADQ from the coding sequence ATGGCCGAGGACTTAAACTGGGCAATCGGCGGGGAGGCCGGAGACGGCATCGACTCCACCGGCAAGATCTTCGCCCAGGCACTGTCACGTGCTGGACGACACGTCTTCACCTCGAAGGACTTCGCATCACGGATCCGCGGCGGGTACACCGCCTACAAGATCCGCACAGCCGTCGACCCCGTACAGAGCGTGGTCGACCGACTCGACCTGCTCGTCGCCCTGACACAGCGCACCATCGACGAGAACCTCGACGAACTCCACGATGGCAGCGTCATCATCTACGACGGCGAGCGCTCGTGGGACGCCGAGTACCCCGACGAGATCACGGGCGTCGACGTCCCGCTGAAGTCCATCGCGGTCGACGCCGGTGGCGCCATCATGCGCAACGTCGTCGCGCTGGGCGCCGCCTGCGAGATCACCAACTTCCCCATCGAGAACCTCGACGAGGCGCTCCAGAAGCGCTTCGGCTCGAAGGGCGAGAAGCTCGTCGAGAACAACAAGCAGGCCGCCCGGATGGGCGCGGAGTACGTCCGCGAGAACTACGACCTCGACACCGAGTTCGACCTCGAGACGACCGACGAGGACTACGTCCTCCTCAACGGTGACGAGGCCATCGGGATGGGCGCCATCGCCGCCGGCTGTCGCTTCTACTCGGGCTACCCCATCACGCCCGCGACGGACGTGATGGAGTACCTCACCGGTCGCATCGAGCAGTTCGGTGGCCACGTCGTCCAGGCCGAGGACGAACTCTCCGCCATCAACATGGCACTCGGCGCGGCCCGCGCCGGCGCACGGTCGATGACGGCAACCTCTGGCCCCGGTATCGACCTCATGGCCGAGACGTTCGGCCTCGTCGCCACCAGCGAGACGCCGCTGGTCATCGTCGACGTGATGCGCTCCGGTCCCTCGACCGGGATGCCGACCAAGCAGGAGCAGGCCGACATCAACATGGCCCTCTTCGGCGGCCACGGCGAGATCCCGCGCTTCGTCGTCGCCCCGACCACCATCGACGAGTGCTTCTGGAAGACCGTCGAGGCGTTCAACTACGCCGAAAAGTACCAGACGCCCGTCTACCTGCTCGCCGACCTCTCGCTGGCGGTCACCGAGCAGACGTTCACCCCGGACACCTTCGACATGGACGCCGTCGAGGTCGACCGCGGCAAGGTCGTCGACGACGACACCATCGAGGAGTGGCTCGACGACGAGGGCCGCTTCACGCCCCACGCCAACACCGAGGACGGCGTCTCGCCGCGCGCATTCCCCGGCACGGAGCAGGGCGCCCACATGAGCACCGGTCTCGAGCACGACGAACTCGGCCGCCGGACCGAGAGCACGGAGGTCCGCATCGAGCAGGTCGACAAGCGCTACCGCAAGGTCGAGACCGCGAAGGAGCAGGAGGACTTCGACTACCGCGAGTTCGGCGATTCGGACGCCGACAACCTCGTCATCTCGTGGGGCTCGAACGAGGGCGCACTCATCGAGGCACTCGACTACCTCGAGGAGGACGACATCTCGGTGCGCGTCCTCACCGTCCCGTACATCTTCCCGCGCCCCGACCTCACCGACGAGGTCGAAGCCGCCGACGACGTCGTCGTCGTCGAGTGTAACGCGACCGGGCAGTTCGCCGACCTCGTCGAACACGACGTCCTGCAGCGCGTGAACCGCATCAACAAGTACAACGGCGTCCGCTTCAAGGCCGACGAACTCGCCGCGGACATCAAGGACGCGATCACCCAGGAGGCAGACCAATGA
- a CDS encoding SDR family oxidoreductase, protein MDDPILVTGATGTVGAPLVDDLLDRGARVRAAVRNPATVTLPEAAETVAFDFERPETWGFALDGVERLFLLRPPSATRVSENVVPFVEAAARSGVEHCVVLSVLGAEKNPLLPHRRIEKAVAASGMRYTFLRASFFMQNFLTTHLEDVVEHDELFVPAGDGATSFVDARDVAAVAGEALTTSGHADRAYDVTGPVALTYHEAAEVFTEVLDRRITYPNPSAVAFARRWLGRGESPGFVVTMLGIYTTARLGLAGRVTDDARRVLGREPRDLGTFVADHEDAFAPRPR, encoded by the coding sequence ATGGACGATCCGATCCTCGTCACCGGCGCGACCGGGACCGTCGGTGCCCCGCTGGTGGACGACCTCCTCGACCGTGGCGCGCGGGTCCGGGCGGCGGTCCGGAACCCGGCGACCGTGACCCTCCCCGAGGCGGCCGAGACCGTCGCCTTCGACTTCGAGCGCCCGGAGACGTGGGGGTTCGCCCTCGACGGCGTCGAGCGCCTGTTCCTCCTCCGACCGCCCTCGGCGACCCGGGTGAGCGAGAACGTCGTGCCGTTCGTCGAGGCGGCCGCCCGTTCCGGGGTCGAACACTGCGTGGTGCTCTCGGTCCTCGGCGCGGAGAAGAACCCCCTCCTGCCCCACCGCCGCATCGAGAAGGCCGTGGCCGCGTCCGGGATGCGCTACACCTTCCTGCGCGCGTCGTTCTTCATGCAGAACTTCCTGACGACCCACCTGGAGGACGTGGTCGAACACGACGAACTGTTCGTCCCGGCCGGCGACGGCGCGACGAGCTTCGTCGACGCGCGAGACGTGGCGGCGGTCGCGGGCGAGGCGCTCACCACCAGCGGTCACGCCGACCGGGCCTACGACGTGACCGGGCCAGTGGCCCTGACGTACCACGAGGCCGCCGAAGTGTTCACCGAGGTACTCGACCGGCGCATCACCTACCCGAACCCCTCCGCGGTCGCCTTCGCCCGGCGCTGGCTCGGCCGCGGCGAGTCCCCCGGCTTCGTCGTCACGATGCTCGGCATCTACACGACGGCGAGGCTCGGGCTGGCCGGCCGGGTGACCGACGACGCCCGCCGGGTGCTCGGGCGCGAGCCGCGCGACCTCGGGACGTTCGTGGCCGACCATGAGGACGCGTTCGCCCCGCGGCCACGCTGA
- a CDS encoding YgaP family membrane protein — MERNVGSTDRIVRLALGAVLLLAAIAIGAGLVSVGSGTVAIAVPLVLAVVGLVMLVTGYTQSCPAYTLIGMRTLQRR, encoded by the coding sequence ATGGAACGAAACGTCGGCTCCACGGACCGCATCGTCCGCCTCGCACTGGGCGCAGTACTCCTCCTCGCGGCCATCGCCATCGGCGCTGGCCTCGTGAGCGTCGGCAGTGGTACCGTCGCCATCGCCGTCCCGCTCGTGCTGGCCGTGGTCGGCCTCGTGATGCTCGTCACGGGCTACACGCAGTCCTGCCCGGCCTACACCCTCATCGGGATGCGGACCCTCCAGCGCCGGTAA
- a CDS encoding aminotransferase class V-fold PLP-dependent enzyme, with protein MHPADLRDDMPVLDRTIYLNTGASGPSPRRVTDAVESWYEFHEFEAPAGEGMYMPAFDLFDDVRETVAGHVGARSQEIALTGSTTDGISRLPLAMDWDSDDVIVRTDAEHAAGILPWRRLRDEYGVEVRVVETDDGRIPRDAWKEAVEGATLATFSSICWTSGALAPVSDLVDVAHDAGARVLVDAVQSTGQHAFDVHEWGADAVAGSAHKWLLGPWGAGYLFVEQDFAETLEPAQLGYRNLEDPYADPYEYAPGAKRFEFGTVAPAPYAGLQEAIEMMEDIGMATIEDHIADLTDYFKGELGEDRLVSPREYHSGLVSFSDPDPEAVVEQAAEQGIKIRSIPTANVVRASLHVFNTRDDVDALLDAL; from the coding sequence ATGCACCCCGCCGACCTCCGCGACGACATGCCCGTTCTGGACCGAACCATCTACCTGAACACCGGCGCGAGCGGCCCGAGTCCCCGCCGCGTCACCGACGCGGTCGAGTCGTGGTACGAGTTCCACGAGTTCGAGGCCCCGGCCGGCGAGGGGATGTACATGCCGGCCTTCGACCTGTTCGACGACGTTCGCGAGACCGTCGCCGGCCACGTCGGCGCCCGGTCACAGGAGATCGCCCTCACGGGGAGCACGACAGACGGCATCAGCCGACTCCCCCTCGCGATGGACTGGGACTCGGACGACGTAATCGTACGAACCGACGCCGAGCACGCCGCGGGCATCCTGCCCTGGCGCCGCCTCCGCGACGAGTACGGCGTGGAGGTGCGCGTGGTCGAGACAGACGACGGCCGCATCCCCCGCGACGCGTGGAAGGAAGCCGTCGAGGGTGCCACGCTCGCCACCTTCTCCTCCATCTGCTGGACCTCCGGCGCGCTCGCGCCGGTGAGCGACCTCGTCGACGTCGCGCACGACGCCGGCGCCCGCGTCCTCGTGGACGCGGTCCAGTCGACCGGCCAGCACGCCTTCGACGTCCACGAGTGGGGCGCCGACGCGGTCGCCGGGTCGGCCCACAAGTGGCTGCTCGGGCCGTGGGGCGCGGGCTACCTCTTCGTCGAGCAGGACTTCGCGGAGACGCTCGAACCGGCCCAGCTGGGCTACCGGAACCTCGAGGACCCCTACGCCGACCCCTACGAGTACGCGCCGGGGGCGAAGCGCTTCGAGTTCGGGACGGTCGCGCCGGCCCCCTACGCCGGCCTGCAGGAGGCCATCGAGATGATGGAGGACATCGGCATGGCCACCATCGAGGACCACATCGCCGACCTCACGGACTACTTCAAGGGGGAACTCGGCGAGGACCGCCTCGTCTCGCCCCGCGAGTACCACTCCGGGCTGGTGTCGTTCTCGGACCCCGACCCCGAGGCGGTGGTCGAGCAGGCGGCCGAACAGGGCATCAAGATCCGGTCCATCCCGACCGCGAACGTCGTCCGGGCGTCGCTGCACGTCTTCAACACGCGTGACGACGTGGACGCGCTGCTGGACGCGCTCTGA
- a CDS encoding NUDIX hydrolase: MTTLTHDIGDRPVHEETIQVDADRFASFRAEADRGVLGGGRVLVESEAGLLFCRVKDDFDGWDVVGGSCEPADASLAATARREAREEVGLAVDITALLAVNRFSFAHDGAAVTGDWAIFAGESAATGLDVQTDELHEAGWFDSPPENVTRYLGPALEQFARLG; this comes from the coding sequence GTGACGACGCTCACGCACGACATCGGGGACCGGCCGGTCCACGAGGAGACGATCCAGGTCGATGCCGACCGCTTCGCCTCGTTCCGTGCCGAGGCCGACCGCGGCGTCCTCGGGGGCGGTCGCGTGCTGGTCGAGAGCGAGGCCGGCCTGCTCTTCTGCCGGGTGAAGGACGACTTCGACGGCTGGGACGTGGTCGGTGGCAGCTGCGAGCCGGCGGACGCCTCCCTCGCAGCGACGGCCCGCCGCGAGGCCCGGGAGGAGGTCGGCCTCGCCGTCGACATCACGGCCCTGCTCGCGGTGAACCGGTTCTCGTTCGCCCACGACGGCGCGGCGGTGACTGGAGACTGGGCCATCTTCGCCGGCGAGAGCGCGGCGACGGGGCTCGACGTGCAGACCGACGAACTCCACGAGGCGGGCTGGTTCGACAGCCCGCCCGAGAACGTGACCCGATACCTCGGCCCGGCGCTCGAGCAGTTCGCCCGCCTCGGCTGA
- a CDS encoding DUF6517 family protein has translation MDTRRGVAALAIAVLLVSSGCLGFVTGEEPLEYAASQATVADGALGESGTGYEQTKVENQTLRIDGSEVGIGDRTIVVDNWVAQYEKQDDFIDQQVGLFAVVSTHEVDVVGRPMNPVRNMSNADLLDRVLGQYQTGYGSISNVRQTGTEQVTMLGQQTEVGVFVGETSLNGQTVEISLYVTKVKHGDDYVIAIGGHPTKLPNEEDDIYTLMQNVEHDADEE, from the coding sequence ATGGATACGAGGCGCGGCGTCGCCGCATTGGCGATCGCCGTACTGCTGGTTTCGAGCGGGTGCCTGGGCTTCGTCACCGGCGAGGAGCCACTGGAGTACGCGGCGAGCCAGGCGACGGTCGCCGACGGGGCACTCGGTGAGTCGGGCACCGGCTACGAACAGACGAAGGTCGAGAACCAGACCCTGCGGATCGACGGTTCGGAGGTCGGTATCGGTGACCGGACCATCGTCGTCGACAACTGGGTCGCCCAGTACGAGAAGCAGGACGACTTCATCGACCAGCAGGTCGGACTGTTCGCGGTCGTCTCGACCCACGAGGTCGACGTGGTCGGGCGACCGATGAACCCCGTCCGGAACATGAGCAACGCGGACCTCCTCGACCGGGTCCTCGGGCAGTACCAGACCGGGTACGGCTCCATCTCGAACGTCCGCCAGACCGGGACCGAACAGGTGACCATGCTCGGCCAGCAGACCGAGGTCGGCGTCTTCGTCGGTGAGACCAGCCTCAACGGCCAGACCGTCGAGATCAGCCTCTACGTCACGAAGGTCAAACACGGCGACGACTACGTCATCGCCATCGGCGGCCACCCGACGAAGCTCCCCAACGAGGAGGACGACATCTACACCCTGATGCAGAACGTCGAGCACGACGCCGACGAGGAGTAG
- a CDS encoding phosphoadenosine phosphosulfate reductase family protein, which yields MSEFPEYLDVDYTDGEGESPEDYPSIEHKIEKALDVTKKGMEEYENPAVMWTGGKDSTLTLYFVKEVAEQYDLELPTTVFIDHYQHFDELMDFVEHWADEWDLEVVWARNTDVGQYVEENDLEPGDDIPVDALSEHNQHHIRNILEYEEETFPFLLDTYVGNHLLKTVALNDALESEDIDGIISGIRWDEQEARADETFFSPRHDPDIYPPHDRIQPILQFAEADVWEAFWHFVVPETVEDYPDEGYVPQDYDDLPNGLTHEDIPVSPKYFEGFRSLGSEVSTDKADQEPAWLQDLENTTERAGRAQDKEDLMERLRDLGYM from the coding sequence ATGTCCGAGTTCCCCGAGTACCTCGACGTCGATTACACGGACGGCGAAGGCGAGTCCCCCGAGGACTACCCGTCCATCGAGCACAAGATCGAGAAGGCACTCGACGTGACGAAGAAGGGTATGGAGGAGTACGAGAACCCGGCCGTGATGTGGACCGGCGGGAAGGACTCCACGCTCACCCTCTACTTCGTCAAGGAGGTCGCCGAGCAGTACGACCTCGAGCTCCCGACCACGGTCTTCATCGACCACTACCAGCACTTCGACGAGCTCATGGACTTCGTCGAGCACTGGGCCGACGAGTGGGACCTCGAGGTCGTCTGGGCGCGCAACACCGACGTCGGGCAGTACGTCGAGGAGAACGACCTGGAACCGGGCGACGACATCCCGGTCGACGCGCTCTCCGAGCACAACCAGCACCACATCCGGAACATCCTCGAGTACGAGGAGGAGACGTTCCCGTTCCTGCTCGACACCTACGTCGGCAACCACCTGCTGAAGACGGTCGCGCTCAACGACGCCCTCGAGTCCGAGGACATCGACGGTATCATCTCGGGCATCCGCTGGGACGAACAGGAGGCACGCGCCGACGAGACGTTCTTCAGCCCGCGCCACGACCCCGACATCTACCCGCCCCACGACCGCATCCAGCCCATCCTCCAGTTCGCCGAGGCCGACGTCTGGGAGGCGTTCTGGCACTTCGTGGTGCCGGAGACGGTCGAGGACTACCCCGACGAGGGCTACGTCCCGCAGGACTACGACGACCTGCCGAACGGTCTGACCCACGAGGACATCCCGGTCTCCCCGAAGTACTTCGAGGGCTTCCGGAGCCTCGGCTCCGAGGTCTCGACCGACAAGGCCGACCAGGAGCCCGCCTGGCTGCAGGACCTGGAGAACACGACCGAGCGCGCCGGCCGCGCCCAGGACAAGGAGGACCTTATGGAGCGCCTGCGCGACCTCGGCTACATGTAA
- the mce gene encoding methylmalonyl-CoA epimerase encodes MHFDHAGVATDDAASMAELYTDLFGFAVAHEEEFDGMRVVFLDCGNGYFELLEPIEDEGTIARYLNNRGAGIHHLAVATDDIEAAIETARDHGVRLIDEEPRTGAWGHDVAFMHPKDTGGVLLEFVQH; translated from the coding sequence ATGCACTTCGACCACGCCGGCGTCGCGACCGACGACGCCGCCTCGATGGCCGAGCTGTACACCGACCTGTTCGGCTTCGCGGTGGCACACGAGGAGGAGTTCGACGGGATGCGCGTCGTCTTCCTCGACTGCGGGAACGGGTACTTCGAACTGCTCGAACCCATCGAGGACGAGGGGACCATCGCCCGCTACCTCAACAACCGCGGGGCCGGTATCCACCACCTCGCGGTGGCGACCGACGACATCGAGGCCGCCATCGAGACGGCCCGCGACCACGGCGTCCGCCTCATCGACGAGGAGCCCCGGACCGGTGCGTGGGGCCACGACGTGGCCTTCATGCACCCGAAGGACACCGGCGGCGTCCTGCTGGAGTTCGTCCAGCACTGA
- a CDS encoding VOC family protein, with protein sequence MTDDRPVKELGELALRVADLEEMTVFYRDVVGLAVLRRFDDCTFFSLREGYGGHTQILALFDRSDEAEYVAPAPARTTVDHFAFTVDLADFEAERDRLESLGVDLDLATHEWVSWRSLYFSDPEENRVEFVCYDETVGE encoded by the coding sequence ATGACAGACGACCGCCCGGTGAAGGAACTCGGTGAGCTCGCGCTCCGCGTGGCTGACCTCGAGGAGATGACGGTATTCTACCGTGACGTGGTCGGTCTCGCGGTGCTCCGGCGCTTCGACGACTGCACCTTCTTCAGCCTCCGCGAGGGCTACGGCGGCCACACGCAGATCCTCGCGCTCTTCGACCGGTCCGACGAGGCCGAGTACGTCGCGCCGGCTCCGGCACGGACCACGGTCGACCACTTCGCGTTCACGGTCGACCTCGCGGACTTCGAGGCCGAGCGCGACCGGCTCGAATCGCTGGGCGTCGACCTCGACCTCGCCACCCACGAGTGGGTGTCGTGGCGGTCGCTGTACTTCTCTGACCCGGAGGAGAACCGCGTGGAGTTCGTCTGCTACGACGAGACGGTCGGCGAGTGA
- a CDS encoding class I SAM-dependent methyltransferase: MPDSPDPPVAHDAYERLASGYDELGDTKPWNAYLERPATLSLVPEIDADRVLDAGCGAGHLTRELQSRGAEVVGLDASPAMLRYARNRVPTVGFVRANLGSRLPFRDDAFDGVASSLAFHYVRDWGALFDDLRRILTDDGWVVCSVQHPHADFEGYDDAEDYHAVEQVSATWDSFGDPVDVPAFRRPLAAMLQPALEAGFELDELVEPTPTAEFREVDPAGYERAATEPTFLCLRFHLD; the protein is encoded by the coding sequence ATGCCAGACAGCCCGGACCCGCCGGTCGCACACGACGCCTACGAGCGACTCGCGTCGGGGTACGACGAACTGGGCGATACGAAGCCCTGGAACGCGTACCTCGAACGCCCGGCCACGCTGTCGCTGGTGCCCGAAATCGATGCCGACAGGGTTCTCGACGCGGGCTGTGGCGCCGGCCACCTGACCCGCGAACTCCAGTCCAGGGGCGCCGAAGTGGTCGGGCTCGACGCCAGTCCGGCGATGCTCCGCTACGCCCGGAACCGGGTACCGACCGTGGGATTCGTCCGGGCGAACCTCGGCTCTCGGCTCCCCTTCCGCGACGATGCCTTCGATGGCGTCGCCAGCTCGCTCGCCTTCCACTACGTCCGCGACTGGGGCGCGCTGTTCGACGACCTCCGGCGAATCCTCACCGACGACGGGTGGGTCGTCTGCTCGGTCCAGCACCCCCACGCCGACTTCGAGGGGTACGACGACGCCGAGGACTACCACGCGGTCGAGCAGGTCTCCGCGACGTGGGACTCCTTCGGCGACCCGGTCGACGTCCCGGCGTTCCGACGACCGCTCGCCGCGATGCTCCAGCCCGCACTGGAAGCGGGCTTCGAACTGGACGAACTGGTCGAACCGACACCGACAGCCGAGTTCCGCGAGGTCGACCCTGCTGGATACGAACGCGCAGCGACGGAACCGACCTTCCTCTGCCTGCGATTCCATCTGGACTGA
- a CDS encoding FAD-dependent oxidoreductase, with protein sequence MDETVVSVRGVRTVGPDTVALDLETPDGFDALPGQFVLLRATIEGEELSRYYTLSSPTVGETFEITVGVDPEGDLTPWLADLDAGAEVRIEGPFGNVHYDDEGDVVVVAGGPGIGPAVAIAERAVEHGHEATVVYQDDEPAHEDRLVELEDAGSLVQVFDDDADDEVADAVGAATDRGEVYVFGFQDFCELVQDALADAGVDPDEAHVESFG encoded by the coding sequence ATGGACGAGACGGTAGTATCTGTGCGGGGCGTTCGCACGGTCGGACCCGACACGGTCGCACTGGACCTCGAGACACCCGACGGTTTCGACGCGCTGCCGGGACAGTTCGTGTTGCTGCGCGCGACGATCGAGGGCGAGGAGCTGAGCCGCTACTACACGCTGTCGTCGCCGACGGTCGGCGAGACGTTCGAGATAACCGTCGGCGTCGACCCCGAAGGCGACCTGACGCCGTGGCTGGCCGACCTCGACGCGGGCGCGGAAGTCCGCATCGAGGGGCCGTTCGGGAACGTCCACTACGACGACGAGGGCGACGTGGTCGTCGTCGCGGGCGGTCCCGGCATCGGCCCGGCCGTCGCCATCGCGGAGCGCGCGGTCGAACACGGCCACGAGGCGACCGTCGTCTACCAGGACGACGAACCCGCACACGAGGACCGACTGGTCGAACTGGAGGACGCGGGCTCGCTGGTCCAGGTGTTCGACGACGACGCCGACGACGAGGTGGCCGACGCGGTCGGCGCGGCCACTGACCGCGGCGAAGTGTACGTCTTCGGTTTCCAGGACTTCTGCGAGCTGGTGCAGGACGCGCTTGCCGACGCCGGCGTGGACCCGGACGAGGCACACGTCGAGAGCTTCGGGTAA